TTAGAACATGCCAAGGGTATTATTACCCGCGAACTAGTTTTAATTGACGATATGATTGATTATTTTCAGCAAACTGCAGAAAACAAAGACGATTTAATTCAGGTAAATAATATTGAAGCTTTCAAGTACTACCTAGAACAAATTAATTACACCATAGATAATACCTTAACAAAAATCCAATACTAAATTCTTTATATTAAAATGATAAAAAAAACATTTGTACTTATCACTTTATTTGGTACGTTAACTTTTGTATCATGTAATAAAACAGCAGAACAACCACAACCTGCTCCATTAGCATTACAAGCTATAACTGTAACCCAAGCACCCGCTCAGGTTAATTTAGAATTCCCAACTAAAATTGAAGGTTTAAAAAACATTGAAATTAGACCTAAAGCTAACGGATTCATTAAAGAAATTTATGTTGATGAAGGACAAAGCGTAAAAAAAGGCCAACTTTTATTTAAATTAGAAACTGACGTATTAACACAAGATGCATCTGCCGCAAAAGCTGCTATTGAAGCTGCTCAGGTTGAAGTAGACCGTTTAACTCCGTTAGTAGAAAAAGGAATTGTTGGTAGCGTTTTACTAGAAGCTGCAAAAGCACGTTTAGCGCAAACCAAAGCAACATATAGCGGAATTGTAGCCAATATAAACTATGCAAACGTAGTTGCACCAACCGATGGTGTTATTGGTGCATTACCATATAAACCAGGAGCATTAGTTAGTTCTACTATTAATCCGCCTTTAACCACTATTTCAGATACCAAACAAGTTCGCGCTTATTTTAATCTAAATGAAAAGCAAATGATTGCATTTGCTAAAAACGTTCCGGGTGCATCAACACCAGAAAAAATTAAAAATGCACCAGCTGTACAATTAAGATTGGTTGACAATAGCATTTTTTCTGAATCAGGTAAAATTGCTGCAATTGAAGGTTTAATTGATGCAAATACGGGTACTACGCGTTTACGTGCCGATTTTAATAATCCGGATGCTATTTTACGTTCAGGATCAAGCGGAACTATTATTTTTCCGGTAAGCTATGAAAACGTATTAGTAATTCCACAAAAAGCGGTGTTAGACTTACAAGGTAAAAATTTAGTTTATGTTGTAGATAAAGATGGTATTGCACAATCTCGCACAGTAGAAATTTTAAATCAAACAGATCGTGAATATATTATTGCTTCTGGTTTAGAAGTAGGAGATGTAATTGTTACGGAAGGATTAGCAAAAGTTAGAGACGGGCAACCGGTTACTGTAACACTTTCTTCTAAAAACGATAATTAAACAGCAACATCTGCTAAATAAATAATTAAAATTTATGATAAAAACATTTATTGACAGACCCGTTCTGTCAACAGTAATATCAATATTAATCACTATCCTTGGTGTTTTAGGATTAATATCATTACCGGTAGAACAATATCCAGAAATTGCACCACCAACGGTACAAGTTATGGCAAATTATACCGGGGCAAATGCTGAAACAGTATTAAATTCTGTTATTATTCCGTTAGAAGAACAAATTAACGGAGTTGAAAACATGACGTACATGACGTCAACCGCTGCAAATGATGGTAGTGCCAACATTACGGTTTTTTTCGAACTGGGTACAGATCCGGATATTGCCGCAGTAAACGTACAAAACCGTGTAGCAAGAGCTACAAGCAGATTATTACGCAATTGTAAATCAAACGGGGGTAACTACGTTTAAATCGCAAACATCTGCAGTAATGTTCTTGTCGTTATTTTCAGAAAACCCTGATTATGACGCAACATTCGTACAAAACTACGCTAACATTAATATTGTACCTAAACTTCAACGTGTTAGAGGGGTTGGTCAGGTATTAGTTTTTGGTGGTAAAGATTACTCAATGCGTATTTGGATTGATCCAGATAAAATGTCAGCTTATAAAGTTTCGCCAGCCGAAATTCAAGCAGCGTTATTAGAACAAAACATTGAGGCAGCACCAGGTAAATTTGGTGATAATTCAGACGGTGTTTACGAATATGCTATTAAATATAGCGGTCGTTTTAACCAAGTTGAAGAATACGAAAATATTGTTATTAAATCTTTAGGCAACAACCAATTTGTTCGTATTGGCGACGTTGCTGATATTGAACTTGGTGCTTTTAACTATGCTGTAAATAACTACGGTATGGGTAAACCTGGGGTTGCAATGGGTATTTTTCAAACTTCAGGATCAAACGCAAATGATATTATTGAAGAACTGAATTCAATTTTAGCTGAAGAATCTAAATCATTTCCAAAAGGTTTAAAATACATTATTCCAATGGACGTTAAAACGTTCTTGGATGCATCGATAGAAAAAGTTACACACACGCTTCTTGAAGCCTTTTTATTAGTATTTATCGTGGTTTATATCTTTTTACAAGATTTTAAATCAACTTTAATTCCTGGTATTGCTGTACCAGTATCTATTGTAGGTACATTCTTTTTCTTGCAAATGTTTGGTTTCTCAATCAACTTATTAACCTTATTTGCTATGATTCTGGCCATTGGTATTGTGGTAGACGACGCCATTGTTGTGGTTGAAGCCGTCCATGCCAAGCTAGAAGAAGGATATACCGACGCTAAAGAAGCTACAAAAAGTGCGATGAGCGAAATTACAGGTGCTATTGTATCTATTACCTTAGTAATGTCTGCTGTTTTCGTGCCGGTATCTTTCCTTTCAGGACCTGCTGGGGTTTTCTATAAACAATTTGCTATTACTTTAGCAGTAGCCATCGTAATTTCAGCAATTAACGCGCTAACGCTTTCACCAGCTTTATGTGCTGTGTTATTAAAACCACACAACCCAGAAAAAAACAATCAGAAAAAAGGCGTAAAAGACCGTTTCTTTATTGCATTTAACACAGGTTTTGATGTGTTAACCGATAAATACGTTGGTTCCATCAAAGCTTTGATCAAACATAAATGGATTACTGGTACTATTTTGGTAGCTTCTGGTGTTTTTGGTTGGTATTTATTTAGTACTACTCCTGCTGGATTTATTCCGAGTGAAGACCGTGGTGCAATTATTATGGACTTAAGCATGCCAGCTGGTACAACTTTAAAAGAAACACAAAAAGTTTTATTTGAAATTGATACGATGTTAGCTGAAATGCCTGAAGTTGAATCACGAATGATTGTTGCTGGTCGTAGTATTATTAACAACATTAACGGTGGATCATACGGAATGGGAATTGTTAAACTTACCGATTTCGAATTCCGTAAAGATGATAGCTTAAGTGTTGATCGCGTGGTGCAAAAACTAACAGCTAAAACAGCGGCTAGATTTAAAGATGCACGTATTTTATTCTTAGTTCCGCCATCAGTTCAAGGTTTCGGTACTGCCGACGGTTTTGAGGTTAACTTACAAAGTAAAAATGACGACAGCTGGGAAGATATGAATGCCAATATTGGCGCTTATATTCAGGCGTTAAATGCTCGTCCAGAAATTATGTATGCCATTTCTAACTTTAACCCTAACTTCCCTCAGTATCAAATGGATATTGATGTAGATCGCGCTAAAAATGCTGGGGTTTCTGTTACAAATATTGTAAATACCATGCAAGGTTATTATGGTGGATTATATACAACCGATTTTAACCGATTTGGTAAGCAATACCGTGTAATGATTCAGGCCAAACCACAAGATATTGACAAGTTATCGTCAGTTGAAAAAATTAACGTTAAAAACAACGCTGGCGAATTAATTCCTATTTCTCAGTTTATTACGTTTAGTAAAGTTTATGGTCCAGAATCTGTTTCAAGATTTAACATGCTTAAATCTGCAAAAATTACAGGTAAAGCTGCACCAGGTTATTCATCTGGAGATGCTATTCGTGTTGTACAAGAAGTTGCTGCCGAGCATTTAAACCCAACTTACGAATATGAATTCTCTGGGATGTCAAGAGAAGAAATTTTAGCGGGTAACCAAGCTACGTTAATTTTCATATTATGTTTAGTATTTGTTTACTTCTTATTAAGTGCGCAGTACGAAAGTTACATTTTACCATTAGCAGTAATTTTCTCTTTACCGGTGGGTATTGTTGGAGCTATTTACTTTATTAATTTGGCAGGGTTAGAAAATAACATTTATTTCCAAGTTGCCTTAATTATGCTTGTAGGTCTACTTTCTAAAAATGGTATTTTAATTGTAGAATATGCTATTCAACGTAGAAGAAACGGTATGTCAGTAGTTCACGCTGCTTACGATGGTGCTAAAGCTCGTTTACGTCCAATTTTAATGACATCGTTTGCCTTTATTTTAGGATTAGTACCGTTGGCTTTCTCTACCGGAGTTGGTGCCGTTGGTAACCGTTCTATTGGTATGGGAGCTGTTGGAGGAATGCTTATCGGAACCTTAATTGGGGTATTTATTATACCGGTTCTGTTTGTTATTTTCCAAAACTTACAAGAAAAAGTAAGTCCAAATAAATTTAAAACGATTGAAGAAACTGACAATGAATAAAAATATTACTAGAATATCGGTTGTTGTTGGGGCAAGCTTTTTAATGCAATCTTGTTTAGTTGCTAAAAAATACGAACGCCCTAACTTAAAAGCTGAAGAAAATTTCAGAACCGAAGTTGTTGAAAAAGATACCACATCAATCGCAAAAATTGAGTGGAATAAAGTTTTTACAGATCAATATTTACAAAACTACATCCAACAAGGATTAGAAAATAATTACGACATTCAAATTGCTGCTCAAAACATTGCTGCTGCCGAGGCATCAATGAAACGTGGTAAAGCCGGATATTTCCCAACCATTAATGCATCTGCAACATGGACGCATCAGGAAATTTCTAAAAATTCTCAATTTGGGGGTTTGTTTTCTCAATTAGATCAATATCAATTATCTCCTTCCCTATCTTGGGAAGCAGATATTTGGGGTAAAATCAGAAGCAATAAAAGAGCCACAGCTGCCACGTATTTACAAAGCGTAGCAACAAACAAAGCTTTACAAGCACAAATTATTGGTTCTATTGCATCGGTTTACTACCAATTATTATCTTTTGATGCGCAATTAAAAGTTGCTGAAGCAGCTTTAAAAAACCGCGAAAAAAGTGTTGAAGTAATTAAATCTTTAAAAGAAGGCGGTACGGTAAATGAAGTTGGGGTGAAACAAACCGAATCTCAGATGCTAGCTACCAAAGTTACGATTGAAGATATTAAATACAACATTGGTGTTTTAGAAAACAGTTTAAGCATTTTAATTGGTAACGCGCCAAAAAGTATTGAACGTGCTAGCTTAGCAGATCAAAAAATTGATATTGATATTTCTACAGGAGTTCCATCAACTTTATTAGCTAACAGAGCTGATTTAATTGCTGCTGAATACAATTTAATGAGCACGTTTGAGCAAACTAACGTTGCTAGAGCTAATTTTTATCCGTCGTTTACAATCAATGCAACGTCAGGTTTTCAAGCTTTAGAAACTAAAGATTTGTTTAACGCAAATTCTTTGTTTGCTAACATTGTAACGGGTTTAACAGCCCCTATTTTAAACGGTCGTGCAATTAAAACCAATTTCGAGGTTGCTAAAGCAAACCAACAAAAAGCATTTTTACAATATGAAAAGCAATATTTAGTTGCTATTCAAGAAGTTTCTAATGCTTTTGCTAATTACGAAAACGAAACTAAAAAAATCAAAATTCGCGAGCAACAAGTTGATTTGTTACAAAAAGCAGTTGAATATTCTGACGAACTTTTAGTTTACGGTATGGTAAATTATTTAGATGTTATTACGGCAAGCGATAGCGCATTAAACGCAGAGCTTTCTTTAATAGATAACAAATACAAACAGCTTAATGCAATTATTACTTTATACCGATCACTTGGTGGCGGTTGGCAGTAATTTTTAATACAAAAAGGTCGGTTTTTAACCGGCCTTTTTTATTTAAACAAACTTGCATTTCTATCTTCATAAAAGCAAGCAAAATAAATCCAATCTACAATGCAGTATTAGCAACAATTATGCACAATTAGTAAGGCTATATAAATTTTAAATCTAATTTTTAACACAAAGCATATATTCTAAACAAAAAGTAAAAATTATTTGAAATTAGCCAACAACCCACTATATTTGTTTATAACAACAATCTCAAATTATAGTAAAATGGAATGCATCTCTGTTTTTGATATGCTTAAAATTGGCATAGGTCCATCTAGTTCTCATACTTTAGGCCCGTGGAGAGCAGCTGAAGTTTTTATTCGTGAACTAAGAGAACGCGATTTGTTAACTAAAACTAACAAAATTCAAATCGATTTATACGGTTCTCTTTCTTTAACAGGAATTGGTCACGCTACCGATTTAGCTGTTATGCTGGGATTAAGCGGTGCTGATCCGGAATATATTCCGGTAGAAAGCATTGATATAATCATATCAGCCATTAAAACAAAAAAAGAATTATACCTAGGTAACGATCATATTGTAAGTTTTGATCCCGAAACCGATATTATTTTTAATAAAAACTTTTTACCATTTCATGCCAACGGATTGCGCTTTACTGCATATACCACAGGCGAAATTTACGAATCGTATTTTTACAGTATTGGCGGTGGATTTGTTATTAAAGAAGATCAAGACAACTCAGCATCTAATTCGGCTGCTAAAAGAGAATTTCCTTATCCAATTGACAAGGCAGACGAACTATTAAAATACTGTTTATCAAACAACAAAAAAGTTTCTGAAATTGTATACGAAAATGAACTTTCATTGCGTAGCGCTGAGGAAATTGATAAAGAATTAATGCGCGTGTGGAATACCATGTTAGAATGTATTTACATTGGTTGCCACACCGAAGGAACCTTACCAGGCGGATTAAATGTTAGACGCCGTGCGTACGACATGCACAAATCGTTAATTGGTGTTTTACCATATGACGGCATGAAAGATTGGGTACATACCATTAGAAAAACTGAAGTTAAGTTTAGACAAATTTTAAAATGGGTAAGCTGTTTTGCTTTAGCAGTAAACGAGGTAAACGCATCTTTAGGACGTGTGGTAACAGCTCCAACAAATGGTAGTGCGGGTGTTATTCCTGCGGTATTGATGTATTATTTAGTAATCGAAAATCATCAAGCAACCGAAAAAGAAATAAAACAGTTTTTATTAGTTGCTGGCGAAATTGGCAGTATCTTTAAAAAAGGAGCAACTATTTCTGCAGCTATGGGTGGTTGTCAAGCCGAAATTGGCGTTTCTTCTGCTATGGCAGCAGCAGCACTTTGCGAATTAATGGGTGGTTGTCCGGAGCAAGTTTTAATTGCTGCCGAAATTGCTATGGAGCATCATTTAGGTTTAACTTGTGATCCAATCGGTGGTTTAGTACAAATTCCTTGTATTGAGCGCAATACCATGGGCGCTATAAAAGCTATAAATGCGGCAGAATTAGCCTTAGAAACAGATCCGAGAAATGCAAAAGTTCCTTTAGATAAGGTAGTAAATACCATGTGGATGACAGCCAAGGATATGAACAATAAATACAAAGAAACATCAGAAGGTGGATTGGCTGTGGCCGTTAATCTTTCCGACTGTTAATAATATACTAAAAAACCCAAAAAGAACGTCTTTTTGGGTTTTTTTAACATCAATTAGTATCGAATTAATTTTCAAATAATAAAATTTACATAACTTTACGACAAGTATAAAACTATTTCCAAATGTCTGTAGCAAAAAAAGATTACAAAGTAGTGACAACAAAATCACTAATTGACATGAAAGCGAACGGAGAAAAAATCTCTATGCTAACTGCCTATGATTATACCATGGCTAAAATTGTTGACTCTGCAGGGGTTGATGTAATTTTAGTTGGAGATTCTGCAAGTAACGTAATGGCAGGTCATGAAACTACTTTGCCTATTACTCTAGATCAAATGATTTATCATGCCTCATGCGTAGTTCGCGGAGCTAAAAGAGCATTAGTTGTGGTAGATTTACCATTTGGAACATATCAATCAGATTCAAAAAAAGCTTTAAATTCTGCCATTCGCGTAATGAAAGAAAGCGGTGCTCATGCTTTAAAATTGGAAGGCGGAAGCGAGATTAAGGATGGCATTAAAAAAATATTAGGTGCTGGTATCCCAGTAATGGGACATTTAGGCTTAACCCCACAATCAATTTATAAATTTGGAACCTATACTGTAAGAGCTAAAGAAGATGCAGAGGCAGAAAAATTAATTGAAGATGCAAAAATGCTTGAACGTATTGGATGTTTTGGTATTGTTTTAGAAAAAATTCCGGCTAAACTTGCTGAACGTGTTGCTAAGGAAGTTAATATTCCAATAATCGGTATCGGTGCTGGTGGCGGTGTTGACGGACAAGTTTTGGTATTACACGATATGGTGGGTATGAATAATGAATTTAGTCCTAAGTTTTTAAGACGCTACTTAAACCTTTACGACGATATGTCTAAAGCTATTGGACAATATGTTGATGATGTTAAAACGCAAGATTTTCCAAATAGTTCCGAACAATATTAATTTTTTAACGTTAAAGCATTAAAAAATTAAAAAAATCACAAAATAAACACATTACATCGGCTTTCTTTAGTAAATAAATAATAAAATTATATATTTGCAACTTAGATTGTTACACTAATTATTCTTGTTTTGAAAAGTTTAAAGTACATCATTTATATAATAATTACTTTTTTGTCTGTTACCTCATTAATAGCAAAAGAAGAAATTGCTGTACTTTTTCCAGAACAAGAAACCACACATATTATTGTTCCTAATTTCAGTGCTGATTTTACAGAAGCACCAGAAAACGATGTGATACAAAATATAAGGCGTTCTTGTGTTACCAAACAAGACGCCTTTACTAAACTTTTAAACCAATCCCCAACTTCATCTGGTTTAGTAATTTCTAACCTTCACGCTAAGGAAATTTCTGAGTATTTTTTATTGCTTTTTTATAAAACGCATGAAGAAATAAACTTCCTCCATCTTTTTAAATTATACTAAATTGAAACTATTTATTACAAATAACACTTAATTTCAATACTATTATTTAAAAAAATGATCCAAAAAAATATAAAAAGTATCTTTTTTGTAGCACTTGCTGCTACAGCATTTTCTTGTTCAAGCAAAAATGAAAACCAAACAACTGAACAGAAAGAATACCCTGTAATTTCAATAGTTCAACAAGATACTATTGTTAGCAATCAGTTCGTTGCTGATATTCAAGCTAAAAAAAACGTAGAAATTAACAACCGTGTTCCTGGTTTTTTAGAGCACATTTATGTTAATGAAGGACAATTTGTAAAAAAAGGGCAAAAGTTATTTAAAATTAACGATGCCGAGTTACAAATGGTTCTATTAAAAGCTAATGCAACCTTTCAACAAGCTGAAGCTGATGTTCGCATTGCCAAAGTTGAAGTGAATCAGTTACAAATCTTATTTGATAAAAATGTTGTAGCTGACAATGAATTAGAAATGGCAAAAGCAAAACTAGCAGCTGCACAGGCAAGGTTAGCACATGCTGATGCGGCACGTAAAGCTGTTTTACAAAAAATTGGTTTCACTAATATTGTTTCTCCTTTTGACGGAGTAATTGACCGTATTCCTTACAAAGAAGGAAGTGTAGTAGCAGAAGGAACTTTGTTAACTACAATTTCTAACTTAAGTGAAGTTTACGCATATTTTTCAATTCCAGAAAACTTATATTTCGAATTGATGTCGAATAACAAAATGGGTGCACATCAAAAAATTGAACTTGTTTTACCAAACGGCGCAGTATATAACCACGATGGTACCCTACAAACAGCAGAAGGAGAAATTGACAATACAACAGGTGCAATTCAATATAAAGTTGCGTTTCCTAACCCAGATAGCTTTATTAAACACGGTACTTCGGGTAGATTAATTATTTCTGACAAACAGGAAAATGCTATTTTAATTCCACAAAAATCTACATTCTCAATTCAAGACAAAACGTATGTTTTTGTTGTAGATAAAGAGAATAAAGTTAAAATGACACCTATTACCATTGGTGCAACCCTTTCGGATGCTTATATCATTACCGATGGAATCAAACCAAACGATGTAGTTATTTACGAAGGAACTCAATCTTTACGTGACGGTGATGTAATCGCTACTAGATCAATAAAATAAATATAAAAACTCCAAATTAAAATTTTCTCATGGTAGAAATGTTTATTCGACGAAAAGTACTTTCGCTCGTAATCTCAATATTTTTTGTGCTTTTGGGGCTTTTAGCTATTTTTAATCTCCCAATTACACAATTCCCAGATATTGTACCACCTTCTGTATTGGTACAAGCTAAATATACAGGTGCAAATGCCGAAGTTTCGACCGATGCAGTTGCATTACCTTTAGAACGTGCTATTAACGGTGTTCCTGGTATGACATACATGTCAACAGTAACTTCTAATGATGGAGTAACCTTAATTCAGGTTTTCTTTGAAGTAGGTACCGATCCAGACGTAGCAGCCATTAACGTACAAAACCGTGTAACCACCGTATTAGACGAATTACCGGAAGAAGTTATTCGTGCCGGGGTTACGGCAGAAAAAGAGGTAAACAGTATGTTAATGTACTTGAATATTACAAGTACGAACGAAGATCAGGACGAACAGTTTATTTTTAACTTTACAGATATCAACATTTTACAAGAATTAAAACGTATTGATGGTGTAGGTCGTGCTGAAATTATGGGGCAAAAAGAATATTCTATGCGCGTGTGGTTAGATCCTTATAAAATGGGAGCTTACAACGTATCTGCAGACGAAGTTGTTCAGGCCTTACAAAAACAAAACATTGCTGCTGCACCAGGTAAAGTTGGTGAATCATCAGGAAAAACATCAAGCCAATTACAATATGTGATTAAATATTCGGGTAAGTTTTTTGAACCTCAACAATACGAAGAAATTCCGATTAAAGCAGATGTTGATGGAACAATCTTAAAACTAAAAGATATTGCTAAAATCGAATTTGGCGCAATGAGCTACGGAATGGTTTCTAAAACAGACGGACGCCCATCAGCATCAATCATGATGAAGCAAAGACCAGGTTCTAACGCATCTGACGTAATTGCTGCTGTTAAAGATAAAATGGCTGAATTGAAAGAAACATCTTTCCCTCCAGGCGTGGAATATAGCTTAGCTTATGACGTTTCTCGTTTCTTAGAAGCATCTATTTCTGCAGTATTAGTAACTTTAATAGAAGCGTTTATTTTAGTTGCTATTGTAGTATTTTTATTCTTACAAGATTGGCGCTCAACATTAATTCCTATTTTAGCGGTACCCGTATCGTTAATCGGAGCATTTTTCTTTATGCAAATGTTTGGGTTCTCAATCAACTTATTAACCCTTTTCGCTATGGTACTAGCCATTGGAATTGTGGTCGACGACGCCATTGTTGTGGTTGAGGCCGTCCACGTTAAAATGGCCGAAGGTTTAAATGCTTTACAAGCAACATTGGCAGCAGCTAAAGAAATTGCCGGTGCAATTTTAGCCATAACCATTGTAATGGCAGCGGTATTTATTCCGGTAGCATTCTTAGATGGACCAGTTGGTGTATTTTATCGCCAATTCTCTTTAACGCTGGCTTTCAGTATCATGATTTCAGGTATTAACGCATTAACGTTAACCCCTGCCCTATGTGCTATTATTTTAAAACCGCACGAACACAAAGAAAATGACAAAAAGAATTTCTTAGACCGTTTCTTTGAACGTTTTAATAGTGGTTTTGATAAGCTTACAAACAAATACACTGCATTCCTATCTAAATTTTCAACAAAAAAATCTTTCACAATTGGTGTTTTAGTATTGTTTGTTGGTTTAGCTACCATTGCTTCAAAAATTCTTCCAACCGGATTTATTCCGTTAGAAGACCAAGGAATGGTTTATGTAAACGTAACAACACCACAAGGAGCTACTGTTGAAAGAACCGAAAAAGTTTTAGATGAAATTACGAAAATAACCGATTCTATTGATGCGGTAGAAAGTATTACAACTTTAGCAGGTTACAGCATTGTAACAGAAATTGCTGGTGCATCATACGGTATGGGAATGATTAACATGAAAGATTTTGGGGAACGCGATATAAGCGTGAACGATTTAATTAAAATCTTAAATGAAAAATCAAAAAATATTTCTGACGCTCAAATTGAATATTTTGCTCCACCAACAGTACCTGGTTTTGGTAACACCAGTGGATATGAATTACGTTTATTAGACCGTACTAAAGGAAGTATTACTAATACCGACCGAGTAAATAAAGAATTTATTCAGGCTTTAAATGAAGCGCCAGAATTACAAAACAACTTTTCATCTTTTGATGCAACGTATCCGCAATATTTAATACATATTGATTACGATATGGCTGCGAAAAAAGGAATTTCTGTTGATAATGCCATGTCAACCTTACAAACCATGTTAGGTTCTTACTACGCAACAAACTTTATTCGTTTCTCGCAAATGTATAAAGTTATGGTACAAGCAGGTCCTGAGTTCAGAGAAAATCCAGAAAGCTTACTAAACTTTTATTTAAAAAATGACAAAGGTGAAATGGTACCTTTATCAACTTTTGCAAGTTTAGAACGTGTTTATGGACCTGAGGTTTTAACGCGTTACAACATGTATATGTCAGCCATGATTAATGGTGAACCGGCAGAAGGTTACAGTTCGGGTGAAGCTATTGCTGCTATTGAGCGAGTAGCTGCCGAAAAATTACCTCGCGGATTTAGTATAGAATGGTCAGGAATGACACGTGAAGAAATTTTATCAGGTAACCAAACCGTTTATATTTTCGGGTTAGTATTGGTATTTGTTTACTTATTATTAGCAGTACAATACGAAAGTTTTATTTTACCAATTCCGGTATTATTACCATTACCAATTGGAGTATTTGGTGCTTATTTATCTTTATTATTGGCTGGGTTAGACAACAACATTTACGCACAAGTTGCCATGGTTATGCTCGTTGGGTTGCTCTCTAAAAACGCCATTTTGATTGTAGAATTTGCTTTAGCAAGACAAAAAGAAGGTTTAGATATTGTTTCTGCTGCGATTGAAGGAGCACGCGAACGTTTACGTCCGATTTTAATGACATCCTTTGCTTTCATTGCCGGATTAATTCCGTTATGTATGGCAACAGGTGCAGGCGCTGTTGGTAACCGTTCCATCGGTGTTGCGGCAGCAGGTGGAATGTTAATCGGAACATTATTTGGATTGATTATAATTCCAGGATTATATATCATTTTTGCTAAACTTGAAAATAAAAAATACAATGAAACAAACTAGTTCTAAATTATTTTATATCGGATTAATTGCTACTACCATTGTTTCGTGTTCAGCGCCCAATGTGGCAAACAAACAACAGTTAAAAGCAGTACCTACAACCGTAGATAATGATACAATTCAGGGTGAAAATGTTTTCGAAAGCTTATCACTTAAAAGCTATTTTGAAGATCCACATTTAGTTAATTTATTTAACAAAGCTGTTGTAGCAAATCCTGATTATCAAATTACACAACAACGCATTCAAATAGCGAATGCGTTTTTAACCAAAGCCAAGTTATCTAATTTACCATCGTTAGAAATCGGTGCATCGGCTTCTGGAACACATTACGGTAAATATACCATGGATGGCGTGGGTAATTATGATACCAACTTGTCTCAAAACATTACTGAGCAACAAAAAATCAATCGTGATTTTACTCCAAATTATTGGTTAGGAGCACAAACATCTTGGGAAATTTTTGCTTGGGGAAAAGTTAGAAATCAGAAATTAGCGGCAAAAAAACGTTATTTTGCAACTACTGAAGGTATTAAACTAACACAGACTTTAATTTTTACAAATATTGCTAACTTATATTACCAATTGGTAGCGTTAGATAAAAAATTAAATATTTACGAAGAAAACTATAAAATTCAAGAACGTGCGCACGA
This genomic window from Flavobacterium agricola contains:
- a CDS encoding efflux RND transporter periplasmic adaptor subunit — translated: MIKKTFVLITLFGTLTFVSCNKTAEQPQPAPLALQAITVTQAPAQVNLEFPTKIEGLKNIEIRPKANGFIKEIYVDEGQSVKKGQLLFKLETDVLTQDASAAKAAIEAAQVEVDRLTPLVEKGIVGSVLLEAAKARLAQTKATYSGIVANINYANVVAPTDGVIGALPYKPGALVSSTINPPLTTISDTKQVRAYFNLNEKQMIAFAKNVPGASTPEKIKNAPAVQLRLVDNSIFSESGKIAAIEGLIDANTGTTRLRADFNNPDAILRSGSSGTIIFPVSYENVLVIPQKAVLDLQGKNLVYVVDKDGIAQSRTVEILNQTDREYIIASGLEVGDVIVTEGLAKVRDGQPVTVTLSSKNDN
- a CDS encoding efflux transporter outer membrane subunit, encoding MNKNITRISVVVGASFLMQSCLVAKKYERPNLKAEENFRTEVVEKDTTSIAKIEWNKVFTDQYLQNYIQQGLENNYDIQIAAQNIAAAEASMKRGKAGYFPTINASATWTHQEISKNSQFGGLFSQLDQYQLSPSLSWEADIWGKIRSNKRATAATYLQSVATNKALQAQIIGSIASVYYQLLSFDAQLKVAEAALKNREKSVEVIKSLKEGGTVNEVGVKQTESQMLATKVTIEDIKYNIGVLENSLSILIGNAPKSIERASLADQKIDIDISTGVPSTLLANRADLIAAEYNLMSTFEQTNVARANFYPSFTINATSGFQALETKDLFNANSLFANIVTGLTAPILNGRAIKTNFEVAKANQQKAFLQYEKQYLVAIQEVSNAFANYENETKKIKIREQQVDLLQKAVEYSDELLVYGMVNYLDVITASDSALNAELSLIDNKYKQLNAIITLYRSLGGGWQ
- a CDS encoding L-serine ammonia-lyase, giving the protein MECISVFDMLKIGIGPSSSHTLGPWRAAEVFIRELRERDLLTKTNKIQIDLYGSLSLTGIGHATDLAVMLGLSGADPEYIPVESIDIIISAIKTKKELYLGNDHIVSFDPETDIIFNKNFLPFHANGLRFTAYTTGEIYESYFYSIGGGFVIKEDQDNSASNSAAKREFPYPIDKADELLKYCLSNNKKVSEIVYENELSLRSAEEIDKELMRVWNTMLECIYIGCHTEGTLPGGLNVRRRAYDMHKSLIGVLPYDGMKDWVHTIRKTEVKFRQILKWVSCFALAVNEVNASLGRVVTAPTNGSAGVIPAVLMYYLVIENHQATEKEIKQFLLVAGEIGSIFKKGATISAAMGGCQAEIGVSSAMAAAALCELMGGCPEQVLIAAEIAMEHHLGLTCDPIGGLVQIPCIERNTMGAIKAINAAELALETDPRNAKVPLDKVVNTMWMTAKDMNNKYKETSEGGLAVAVNLSDC
- the panB gene encoding 3-methyl-2-oxobutanoate hydroxymethyltransferase, with translation MSVAKKDYKVVTTKSLIDMKANGEKISMLTAYDYTMAKIVDSAGVDVILVGDSASNVMAGHETTLPITLDQMIYHASCVVRGAKRALVVVDLPFGTYQSDSKKALNSAIRVMKESGAHALKLEGGSEIKDGIKKILGAGIPVMGHLGLTPQSIYKFGTYTVRAKEDAEAEKLIEDAKMLERIGCFGIVLEKIPAKLAERVAKEVNIPIIGIGAGGGVDGQVLVLHDMVGMNNEFSPKFLRRYLNLYDDMSKAIGQYVDDVKTQDFPNSSEQY
- a CDS encoding efflux RND transporter periplasmic adaptor subunit, producing the protein MIQKNIKSIFFVALAATAFSCSSKNENQTTEQKEYPVISIVQQDTIVSNQFVADIQAKKNVEINNRVPGFLEHIYVNEGQFVKKGQKLFKINDAELQMVLLKANATFQQAEADVRIAKVEVNQLQILFDKNVVADNELEMAKAKLAAAQARLAHADAARKAVLQKIGFTNIVSPFDGVIDRIPYKEGSVVAEGTLLTTISNLSEVYAYFSIPENLYFELMSNNKMGAHQKIELVLPNGAVYNHDGTLQTAEGEIDNTTGAIQYKVAFPNPDSFIKHGTSGRLIISDKQENAILIPQKSTFSIQDKTYVFVVDKENKVKMTPITIGATLSDAYIITDGIKPNDVVIYEGTQSLRDGDVIATRSIK